The region CCTCCAGATTTACCAATGTAAGACAAGTCGATAAAATAGTGCAGGAATTTATCGATATGGAATTGGTTAATAGATTTATATTGAATAACTCAAAAAAGTAATGCCCCTTTATTAGTGCATCTATTTTGACCTAATGACACAACAACAATCCCGCGTAAATCTAGGGTTTACGCGGGTTTTCTTATGCCTTTTAAGATGTCTGTTGATCAGCGGCGTCCTGAGGTTTCTGCAAAATTGCAGCGTTGTCGAACGAAATGTACCGTATCTATTTTTTTATCTGCTCCATGCAAGCTTGACAAATCTGATACTTTTGAGGTAATATGGAGAAAGCAATAAAAGGAGATCAAATACTATGCGGCAAGGTATTCTTAAATAACAATCAACTGAATGATGGAAGGTATGAACTATTTAGCCTAATTACAGATGTAATAGGTTTGTTTTTATACCTTGATTTAAGAATACTTTCATATTTTATTGATGATGCCGCGCTGTAGATTTTTTCTTTCTAACAGCTTTTCATGTCGTGCTCATAATTGTTATGATAGCAATCCCCTGTGATGAAAGTATTTCAATCACAGGGGATTTTTATATTATAACAATCCAATGAGGTGTAAATTATGAAAATTATGAATATAGGCATCTTAGCTCATGTAGATGCAGGAAAAACAACATTAACAGAGAGTATGCTCTATACCAGCGGTGCTATTGCAAAATCCGGACGTGTTGATAGTGGTTCGACGATTACAGATTCTATGACACTTGAAAAGCAGAGGGGAATTACGATACAAGCATCCATTGCATCTTATCAATGGAATCATGTGAAAATTAATTTAATAGACACCCCGGGGCACATAGACTTCTATTCAGAAGTAGAGCGTTCATTGAATATACTGGATGGTGTCGTTTTGTTAATCTCAGCCAAAGACGGCATTCAGGCACAAACACGGATCCTTTACGATGCAATAAAGAAAAAGAAGCTTCCTGCTTTCATTTTTATTAATAAGATTGATCAGCCCGGTATTGATCTTGAGTTGCTTTATAAAGATATCAAAGAGAAATTAGCTTCCCACATTCTTATAATGCAGAGCTTTAAAAATGATTATACGCTTTCCCCGAAGCAGGTTGACCGATTGTCAGAAGAGTTTAGAGACACAATTATTGAAACGGATGATGCGTTGCTGGAGAAATTTATCCTTGATCAGTCTATTACTCCTGAAGAACTGTTAATTAGCAGAAGAAAGAATATAATCAATGGGAAGCTTTTACCTATTTATCATGGCAGTGCGCTTAAGCATATAGGTACAAAAGAACTAATGGATGCCCTTCTCTTAGAATTCCAGCCTTACCCATTACCCACGGACTCCAAGCTTGCTGCATTGGTATATAAGATTGAAAGAGATGATCATCGGAATAAGCGCACTTATATGCGTATTTTTGGAGGTTCTATAAAAGCGCGTGATGTGCTGATCCCCGAAGGGCATTCCGACAGCATAAAAATAAAAAAGTTAGAAACCTCCTGCAATGGCAAAATTGTAGAAACCGAAAAAATTGAATGCAGTGATATCGCAATTTTTCCCAATGAAGCTCAATTAAAAATTGGAGACTCCATAGGAGCAATACCGAATAGCAACCTGATTTTGCACAATCATAACCTGATCATGCAGGCCAATATTTCCCCTGTCTTTTCTTCTGACCGGGCATTTCTATTAGAAGCCTTGTCAGAACTGGCCGAAACGGATCCTCTTTTGCAATATAAATTGGATTCCAGAAGCAGTGATATCACAATGGAGTTTCTTGGAAAAGTGCAAATGGAGGTCATCGCTGCCTTATTGCAGAGCAGATACCATCTAAAAGTTAAAATAGAAAATGTAACCACCATTTATAAAGAACGGCCCTTGAAAAAAGCAAACTTTACCGCCCATATTGAAATCCCTCCAAATCCTTTCTGGGCCTCCATTGGTTTATCAATAG is a window of [Clostridium] saccharolyticum WM1 DNA encoding:
- the tet gene encoding tetracycline resistance ribosomal protection protein; translated protein: MKIMNIGILAHVDAGKTTLTESMLYTSGAIAKSGRVDSGSTITDSMTLEKQRGITIQASIASYQWNHVKINLIDTPGHIDFYSEVERSLNILDGVVLLISAKDGIQAQTRILYDAIKKKKLPAFIFINKIDQPGIDLELLYKDIKEKLASHILIMQSFKNDYTLSPKQVDRLSEEFRDTIIETDDALLEKFILDQSITPEELLISRRKNIINGKLLPIYHGSALKHIGTKELMDALLLEFQPYPLPTDSKLAALVYKIERDDHRNKRTYMRIFGGSIKARDVLIPEGHSDSIKIKKLETSCNGKIVETEKIECSDIAIFPNEAQLKIGDSIGAIPNSNLILHNHNLIMQANISPVFSSDRAFLLEALSELAETDPLLQYKLDSRSSDITMEFLGKVQMEVIAALLQSRYHLKVKIENVTTIYKERPLKKANFTAHIEIPPNPFWASIGLSIEPLPIGAGLYYESNVSYGYLNRSFQNAVEEGIRYGCEQGLYGWEVTDLKVIFEYGLYYSPVSTPADFRHLAPIVFEQALKQSGTELLEPCLSFELYVPQDCNARVYNDLKKFHADIESIKTKHHEIVVAGKIPARTSQLYKEQLSELTKGRGVFLTEQAGYQKNTGEIFTQARKPDDRLDKTRYMFDKACIGNEDTKM